Proteins from a single region of Drosophila biarmipes strain raj3 chromosome 3R, RU_DBia_V1.1, whole genome shotgun sequence:
- the LOC108031406 gene encoding nucleoprotein TPR isoform X4 — protein sequence MNEGFEPATHGISKTDGSCISHHSQSNGNGIGGVTGSGIGNVGHHLGGVLRTTDLASGAMECLPMSSAAHHPHLMAGATAVGAVSSSSPTATVVVGATYPHHLHHHHLSHHTPYSNSYGSHHIHSEQTKSLQELQHEVGALLEFRDLVIETFPDLKHKMASMSATPSTPTSSVGAIGGSHSVGGGSSSLATSRREWEPGIRMKRKLSHKEPSTSSASAAAPSSGAEASSSSLTRSRSNSHSGKKEPKSGENNNGSVVQDSGFSTETSSSKEGHSASSTNGAMTVAIAANRLSCAESDDELLNLLDVIHRKSNRLREEVEQLQSYERQQGNSQTAEEEGKGASKDVMTPQQFREQVERLNREDIKQLRKERDRLLDKLAEMEAETLTGRIKAAKMSDQVEELVGVKKDLEEQLKLAMAQKLELSSRVQQLQQQQQQLQSKSSSSGSQSDYSSQRNFLSSATTVLSNGSRPSSNIISNNTFQPVVLDQPAQEAFHQSSGSDITLRKQQQQSLGRLDGIVSTPGTRNSKCRLTDSKRFAAILLETNVLELQRHLLTLTVQNQVLAQKLDSSSKSKTLLAKRLDKSSEEFEHLRYQLEEKSIELEGTKAQLRLVESRLQASNSTTNSYLHSSQHDYETNRSSASTTLMLSRRGVSDSVDSASTAMPAPPVTQISTPSMKAMVPLAMDELQQHSSSTESAHEHENQALRTPTSNNSPLSKTMINASPCPVGSSTPSNIAARVMSISVGGVSPFESGMNAPPRQNAFRKFGSASKPSKIPLPGSKAAAYFSGKPPTGRPSTAGRSPPSAHNSSSTSYGSKSSLSRSTGNLQSLRRADTSASNHSLSTNTSRSSTSSSIPLATTPYSSGSTGNRSQTTAATTPSPRVLQNSPLPKLKRDTISSRVRHLDSLSRAQQSPEGVRGTNTTSIAAQLSSTLRKDLQLSGNGAGASYHQTNHQSHRRSGHSPASNSFGSGVSRRYSSASTGGSGGRAIGRDQGETTTPTSSFGGDSDSGKNFKPLLAITKVSFMKIQENPSL from the exons ATG AATGAAGGCTTCGAACCCGCAACGCATGGCATCAGCAAAACGGACGGAAGCTGCATCAGCCACCACAGTCAGAGCAACGGGAACGGAATCGGGGGCGTCACCGGAAGCGGAATCGGAAACGTCGGCCACCATCTCGGTGGAGTCCTGCGGACCACTGACCTGGCCAGCGGGGCCATGGAGTGCCTGCCGATGAGCAGcgccgcccaccacccacattTGATGGCGGGTGCCACGGCGGTGGGAGCTGTTTCGTCGTCCTCGCCCACGGCCACCGTGGTGGTGGGGGCCACCTACCCGCACCAcctgcaccaccaccacctgaGCCACCACACGCCCTATAGCAACAGCTACGGGAGCCATCACATCCACAGCGAGCAGACCAAGTCGCTGCAGGAGCTGCAGCACGAGGTGGGTGCCCTGCTGGAGTTCCGGGATCTGGTCATCGAAACGTTTCCGGACCTCAAGCACAAGATGGCCTCCATGTCCGCCACGCCCTCGACGCCCACATCCTCGGTGGGTGCCATCGGTGGCAGTCACTCGGTGGGTGGCGGTAGCTCCTCGTTAGCCACCAG CAGACGCGAATGGGAGCCGGGCATACGCATGAAGCGGAAGTTGTCGCACAAGGAACCGTCCACGTCGTCAGCGTCGGCAGCTGCTCCTTCCTCCGGGGCGGAGGCGTCGTCCTCGTCGCTGACACGCAGCCGCAGCAACTCGCACAGCGGCAAGAAAGAGCCAAAGAGCGGAGagaacaacaacggcagcgTTGTGCAAGACTCCGGCTTCTCAACGGAGACCAGTTCCTCCAAGGAGGGCCACAGTGCCTCCTCCACCAACGGTGCTATGACG GTGGCCATAGCAGCGAATCGCCTCAGTTGTGCGGAGTCGGACGATGAGCTGCTGAACCTGCTGGATGTCATCCACCGCAAGTCCAATCGCTTACGCGAAGAGGTGGAGCAGCTGCAGAGCTATGAGCGCCAGCAGGGGAACTCCCAAACAGCAGAGGAAGAGGGCAAGGGTGCCAGCAAGGATGTAATGACGCCACAGCAGTTCCGGGAGCAGGTGGAGCGACTTAATCGCGAGGACATCAAACAGCTGCGCAAGGAGCGTGATCGACTGCTGGACAAGCTGGCCGAAATGGAGGCGGAAACGCTGACCGGAAGGATTAAGGCGGCCAAGATGAGCGACCAGGTGGAAGAGCTGGTTGGGGTGAAAAAGGATCTCGAGGAGCAGTTGAAACTGGCAATGGCCCAGAAGCTGGAGCTGAGCTCGCGGGTGCAGCagttgcaacagcaacaacagcagctgcaAAGCAAGAGCTCTTCCAG cgGCAGCCAGTCGGATTACTCCAGTCAACGCAACTTTCTATCCTCAGCCACCACGGTGCTCTCCAATGGCAGTCgtcccagcagcaacatcatcagcaACAACACATTCCAGCCGGTCGTCCTCGATCAGCCAGCGCAGGAAGCATTCCATCAAAGCTCAGGCAGTGATATAACATTGAggaaacagcaacagcaatccTTGGGACGTCTCGATGGCATCGTGAGCACGCCCGGAACACGCAACTCCAAGTGCCGTTTGACCGACTCCAAGCGATTCGCGGCCATTCTCCTAGAGACGAATGTTCTGGAACTGCAGCGCCACTTGCTCACCCTCACCGTGCAGAACCAGGTGCTGGCCCAGAAGCTGGACTCGTCCAGCAAGTCCAAGACGCTGCTGGCCAAGCGGCTGGACAAGAGCAGCGAGGAATTCGAGCATCTGCGATATCAGCTGGAGGAGAAAAGCATTGAGCTGGAGGGCACCAAGGCGCAGCTGCGACTGGTGGAGTCCCGCCTGCAGGCGAGCAACAGCACCACCAACTCGTATCTGCACTCCTCGCAGCATGACTACGAGACCAATCGCTCCTCGGCTTCCACAACGCTGATGCTGAGTCGTCGCGGAGTGTCCGACTCCGTTGACTCCGCCTCGACGGCCATGCCCGCCCCGCCAGTCACGCAGATCAGTACGCCGAGCATGAAGGCCATGGTGCCGCTGGCCATGGACGAGCTGCAgcagcacagcagcagcacggaGTCGGCGCACGAGCACGAGAATCAAGCGCTCCGAACGCCGACCAGCAACAACTCCCCGCTGAGCAAGACGATGATCAATGCGAGTCCGTGTCCGGTTGGCAGCAGTACGCCCAGTAACATAGCCGCCCGTGTGATGAGCATCAGTGTGGGCGGCGTGAGCCCGTTCGAGTCCGGCATGAATGCGCCGCCGCGACAGAATGCGTTCCGAAAGTTCGGGAGTGCCAGCAAGCCCAGCAAGATTCCGCTGCCGGGCAGCAAGGCGGCAGCCTATTTCTCCGGCAAACCGCCAACGGGAAGACCCTCGACGGCGGGACGCTCTCCGCCATCAGCGCACAACTCGAGCAGCACCTCATACGGCAGTAAATCCTCGCTGAGCAGGAGCACTGGCAATTTGCAGAGCTTGCGGAGAGCGGACACATCCGCCTCCAACCATTCGCTGAGTACGAACACTAGCCGCAGTTCGACATCATCCTCGATACCGCTGGCCACCACACCTTACTCATCCGGCTCGACTGGCAACCGCAGCCAGACGACAGCCGCAACGACTCCGTCCCCGCGTGTGCTCCAGAATTCGCCGTTGCCCAAGCTGAAGCGGGATACGATCAGCTCGAGGGTGCGTCATCTGGACTCCCTGTCACGTGCCCAGCAGTCGCCGGAGGGCGTTAGGGGCACCAACACCACCTCCATTGCCGCCCAGCTGAGCTCGACGCTGCGCAAGGACCTCCAGCTGAGTGGAAATGGGGCAGGAGCTTCCTATCACCAGACCAACCACCAGAGCCACAGGCGCAGTGGACACTCACCGGCGTCCAATTCTTTTGGGAGCGGCGTGTCCAGGAGGTACAGTAGTGCCTCGACAGGGGGTTCCGGTGGTAGGGCCATCGGCCGGGATCAGGGCGAGACCACCACGCCCACATCCAGCTTCGGCGGCGACAGTGACAGTGGCAAG AATTTCAAGCCACTTCTTGCCATAACCAAGGTCAGCTTTATGAAGATACAAGAAAATCCCAGCCTTTGA
- the LOC108031406 gene encoding nucleoprotein TPR isoform X5, translated as MECLPMSSAAHHPHLMAGATAVGAVSSSSPTATVVVGATYPHHLHHHHLSHHTPYSNSYGSHHIHSEQTKSLQELQHEVGALLEFRDLVIETFPDLKHKMASMSATPSTPTSSVGAIGGSHSVGGGSSSLATSRREWEPGIRMKRKLSHKEPSTSSASAAAPSSGAEASSSSLTRSRSNSHSGKKEPKSGENNNGSVVQDSGFSTETSSSKEGHSASSTNGAMTVAIAANRLSCAESDDELLNLLDVIHRKSNRLREEVEQLQSYERQQGNSQTAEEEGKGASKDVMTPQQFREQVERLNREDIKQLRKERDRLLDKLAEMEAETLTGRIKAAKMSDQVEELVGVKKDLEEQLKLAMAQKLELSSRVQQLQQQQQQLQSKSSSSGSQSDYSSQRNFLSSATTVLSNGSRPSSNIISNNTFQPVVLDQPAQEAFHQSSGSDITLRKQQQQSLGRLDGIVSTPGTRNSKCRLTDSKRFAAILLETNVLELQRHLLTLTVQNQVLAQKLDSSSKSKTLLAKRLDKSSEEFEHLRYQLEEKSIELEGTKAQLRLVESRLQASNSTTNSYLHSSQHDYETNRSSASTTLMLSRRGVSDSVDSASTAMPAPPVTQISTPSMKAMVPLAMDELQQHSSSTESAHEHENQALRTPTSNNSPLSKTMINASPCPVGSSTPSNIAARVMSISVGGVSPFESGMNAPPRQNAFRKFGSASKPSKIPLPGSKAAAYFSGKPPTGRPSTAGRSPPSAHNSSSTSYGSKSSLSRSTGNLQSLRRADTSASNHSLSTNTSRSSTSSSIPLATTPYSSGSTGNRSQTTAATTPSPRVLQNSPLPKLKRDTISSRVRHLDSLSRAQQSPEGVRGTNTTSIAAQLSSTLRKDLQLSGNGAGASYHQTNHQSHRRSGHSPASNSFGSGVSRRYSSASTGGSGGRAIGRDQGETTTPTSSFGGDSDSGKNFKPLLAITKVSFMKIQENPSL; from the exons ATGGAGTGCCTGCCGATGAGCAGcgccgcccaccacccacattTGATGGCGGGTGCCACGGCGGTGGGAGCTGTTTCGTCGTCCTCGCCCACGGCCACCGTGGTGGTGGGGGCCACCTACCCGCACCAcctgcaccaccaccacctgaGCCACCACACGCCCTATAGCAACAGCTACGGGAGCCATCACATCCACAGCGAGCAGACCAAGTCGCTGCAGGAGCTGCAGCACGAGGTGGGTGCCCTGCTGGAGTTCCGGGATCTGGTCATCGAAACGTTTCCGGACCTCAAGCACAAGATGGCCTCCATGTCCGCCACGCCCTCGACGCCCACATCCTCGGTGGGTGCCATCGGTGGCAGTCACTCGGTGGGTGGCGGTAGCTCCTCGTTAGCCACCAG CAGACGCGAATGGGAGCCGGGCATACGCATGAAGCGGAAGTTGTCGCACAAGGAACCGTCCACGTCGTCAGCGTCGGCAGCTGCTCCTTCCTCCGGGGCGGAGGCGTCGTCCTCGTCGCTGACACGCAGCCGCAGCAACTCGCACAGCGGCAAGAAAGAGCCAAAGAGCGGAGagaacaacaacggcagcgTTGTGCAAGACTCCGGCTTCTCAACGGAGACCAGTTCCTCCAAGGAGGGCCACAGTGCCTCCTCCACCAACGGTGCTATGACG GTGGCCATAGCAGCGAATCGCCTCAGTTGTGCGGAGTCGGACGATGAGCTGCTGAACCTGCTGGATGTCATCCACCGCAAGTCCAATCGCTTACGCGAAGAGGTGGAGCAGCTGCAGAGCTATGAGCGCCAGCAGGGGAACTCCCAAACAGCAGAGGAAGAGGGCAAGGGTGCCAGCAAGGATGTAATGACGCCACAGCAGTTCCGGGAGCAGGTGGAGCGACTTAATCGCGAGGACATCAAACAGCTGCGCAAGGAGCGTGATCGACTGCTGGACAAGCTGGCCGAAATGGAGGCGGAAACGCTGACCGGAAGGATTAAGGCGGCCAAGATGAGCGACCAGGTGGAAGAGCTGGTTGGGGTGAAAAAGGATCTCGAGGAGCAGTTGAAACTGGCAATGGCCCAGAAGCTGGAGCTGAGCTCGCGGGTGCAGCagttgcaacagcaacaacagcagctgcaAAGCAAGAGCTCTTCCAG cgGCAGCCAGTCGGATTACTCCAGTCAACGCAACTTTCTATCCTCAGCCACCACGGTGCTCTCCAATGGCAGTCgtcccagcagcaacatcatcagcaACAACACATTCCAGCCGGTCGTCCTCGATCAGCCAGCGCAGGAAGCATTCCATCAAAGCTCAGGCAGTGATATAACATTGAggaaacagcaacagcaatccTTGGGACGTCTCGATGGCATCGTGAGCACGCCCGGAACACGCAACTCCAAGTGCCGTTTGACCGACTCCAAGCGATTCGCGGCCATTCTCCTAGAGACGAATGTTCTGGAACTGCAGCGCCACTTGCTCACCCTCACCGTGCAGAACCAGGTGCTGGCCCAGAAGCTGGACTCGTCCAGCAAGTCCAAGACGCTGCTGGCCAAGCGGCTGGACAAGAGCAGCGAGGAATTCGAGCATCTGCGATATCAGCTGGAGGAGAAAAGCATTGAGCTGGAGGGCACCAAGGCGCAGCTGCGACTGGTGGAGTCCCGCCTGCAGGCGAGCAACAGCACCACCAACTCGTATCTGCACTCCTCGCAGCATGACTACGAGACCAATCGCTCCTCGGCTTCCACAACGCTGATGCTGAGTCGTCGCGGAGTGTCCGACTCCGTTGACTCCGCCTCGACGGCCATGCCCGCCCCGCCAGTCACGCAGATCAGTACGCCGAGCATGAAGGCCATGGTGCCGCTGGCCATGGACGAGCTGCAgcagcacagcagcagcacggaGTCGGCGCACGAGCACGAGAATCAAGCGCTCCGAACGCCGACCAGCAACAACTCCCCGCTGAGCAAGACGATGATCAATGCGAGTCCGTGTCCGGTTGGCAGCAGTACGCCCAGTAACATAGCCGCCCGTGTGATGAGCATCAGTGTGGGCGGCGTGAGCCCGTTCGAGTCCGGCATGAATGCGCCGCCGCGACAGAATGCGTTCCGAAAGTTCGGGAGTGCCAGCAAGCCCAGCAAGATTCCGCTGCCGGGCAGCAAGGCGGCAGCCTATTTCTCCGGCAAACCGCCAACGGGAAGACCCTCGACGGCGGGACGCTCTCCGCCATCAGCGCACAACTCGAGCAGCACCTCATACGGCAGTAAATCCTCGCTGAGCAGGAGCACTGGCAATTTGCAGAGCTTGCGGAGAGCGGACACATCCGCCTCCAACCATTCGCTGAGTACGAACACTAGCCGCAGTTCGACATCATCCTCGATACCGCTGGCCACCACACCTTACTCATCCGGCTCGACTGGCAACCGCAGCCAGACGACAGCCGCAACGACTCCGTCCCCGCGTGTGCTCCAGAATTCGCCGTTGCCCAAGCTGAAGCGGGATACGATCAGCTCGAGGGTGCGTCATCTGGACTCCCTGTCACGTGCCCAGCAGTCGCCGGAGGGCGTTAGGGGCACCAACACCACCTCCATTGCCGCCCAGCTGAGCTCGACGCTGCGCAAGGACCTCCAGCTGAGTGGAAATGGGGCAGGAGCTTCCTATCACCAGACCAACCACCAGAGCCACAGGCGCAGTGGACACTCACCGGCGTCCAATTCTTTTGGGAGCGGCGTGTCCAGGAGGTACAGTAGTGCCTCGACAGGGGGTTCCGGTGGTAGGGCCATCGGCCGGGATCAGGGCGAGACCACCACGCCCACATCCAGCTTCGGCGGCGACAGTGACAGTGGCAAG AATTTCAAGCCACTTCTTGCCATAACCAAGGTCAGCTTTATGAAGATACAAGAAAATCCCAGCCTTTGA